In one Bacillus rossius redtenbacheri isolate Brsri chromosome 11, Brsri_v3, whole genome shotgun sequence genomic region, the following are encoded:
- the LOC134536682 gene encoding uncharacterized protein LOC134536682, whose protein sequence is MRMLHIVLVLLQLGSSRQHRPLPEGAVGVVAGAHFEPIPQVTLYTSSVPVNFKVAWPMQLDDIQDSIKEITSCPSNSSSEWCVIFKELKHSLIYTDMLINKVNEAAGDDVLDFQSQVRERRGLNFIGEFFHWCCDIAVNSQLNNLFLNEQQMSEHINKMESQILNTHEALANMSNTIFVINEGMTGILKRVQSKFTNLSDYLKDLRETMVTKFSGMVQDIGHSFQFQVLLASQLAKQAHTFTRLEILDQCRSNKIPAIVVTPAQLKEKLNMLNEILNRDGYALSISVSEVQKYFNLPICKCQVHKENLYLQIKVPIVKLNSNWRLFQFVAVPFQWKNSTCHLDHAPNFLAVDGDHLITIQGRNLLDCRPFEDKLCFVPRFSGDTLGSALCPKALFQGITVENLSTTCAFRCHSGNQLMITQAGPERYFLTNPSGKLDLQCMKHNNESLFLGSGDILGAVDIEVPCDCRLYLNQELKINELYPCDALTKSKFQLVHVIPAAWTKLRKLKIFPHPTSTHTVFPSLMDCLDENWPTLIPHLNFSLTKFETPLDPIHLREPENVPRFVMKNLQSIALSIVSSVLLFIIIKNPYLVGIGTLPRVSALDNVTTLGIEISVTVITILVIVGMFLVLLLKYLRNRKPLSMSVEISTTVENAVPSTSGKVELKDILARDNGCVAKLSSETGEELKVTISICDDQ, encoded by the coding sequence ATGAGGATGCTACACATCGTCCTGGTGCTCCTGCAGCTGGGAAGCAGCAGACAACATCGACCGCTACCTGAAGGAGCAGTGGGGGTGGTTGCGGGAGCGCATTTCGAGCCGATACCTCAGGTAACATTGTACACTTCATCGGTACCAGTAAATTTTAAGGTTGCTTGGCCAATGCAATTAGATGACATTCAGGATAGTATCAAAGAAATCACTTCTTgtccctccaatagttcaagtgaatggtgtgttattttcaaagaattaaaacataGCTTAATTTATACTGACATGCTAATTAATAAGGTAAACGAAGCAGCAGGGGATGACGTATTGGATTTTCAGTCTCAAGTTCGGGAAAGACGAGGGTTAAATTTCATTGGAGAGTTTTTTCATTGGTGTTGTGACATTGCCGTCAATAGTCAATTGAATAATCTTTTCCTAAATGAACAACAAATGTCAGAACACATAAACAAgatggaatcacaaattttaaacactcatgaggcactggcaaatatgagcaacactatttttgttataaacgagggaatgaccggaattctaaaaagagtacaatcaaaattcacaaatttgtcTGATTACTTAAAAGACCTCCGAGAGACTATGGTGACTAAGTTTTCAGGAATGGTTCAAGACATAGGACATTCATTCCAGTTTCAGGTACTGTTGGCCTCTCAATTAGCCAAACAAGCGCATACATTTACAAGACTAGAGATTCTGGACCAGTGCCGGTCAaataaaatacctgccattgtagttacaccagctcaattgaaagagaaattaaatatgctaaatgaaaTTCTTAATAGGGATGGTTATGCGTTGTCCATAAGTGTATCAgaagttcagaaatattttaatttacccatTTGTAAATGTCAAGTCCACAAGGAAAATTTATACCTTCAAATTAAAGTACCAATTGTTAAACTAAATTCCAATTGGAGATTGTTTCAGTTTGTCGCAGTCCCATTTCAGTGGAAGAACTCAACTTGTCATTTGGATCATGCTCCGAATTTTCTGGCAGTGGATGGAGACCATCTAATCactattcagggtagaaatttattagattgtagaccatttgaagataaattgtgttttgttcccAGGTTCTCCGGAGATACCCTAGGTAGTGCTTTGTGTCCAAAGGCTCTTTTTCAGGGGATTACCGTTGAAAATCTTAGTACCACATGTGCGTTTCGATGCCATTCCGGAAACCAACTGATGATCACCCAGGCTGGACCAGAGCGGTACTTCCTAACAAACCCGTCAGGAAAATTAGACTTGCAATGCatgaaacataacaatgaatctttatttttaggaagtggagacatcctcggagctgtagatatagaagtaccgtgtgattgtcgtttgtatttaaaccaagaacttaaaattaacgagttgtatccatgtgatgcgttaacaaaatctaaatttcaattggtacatgtaataccagctgcttggacgaagttacgtaaattgaaaattttccctcatcctacgtcaacacatacagtttttccatccttaatggattgtttagatgaaaattggccaactctaataccacatttaaatttttctttgacaaagtttgaaacccctttagacccgattcatttaagagaaccagaaaacgtaccaagatttgtaatgaaaaacttacagagtattgcgctttccattgtaagtagtgtattattatttattattattaaaaatccatatctagtaggtattggaacgctaccaagagtatccgccttggacaatgttactacccttggcatagaaataagtgtaactgtaattactatattggtaatagttggaatgtttttagttctgttattaaaatatctgagaaatcggaaacccctcagtatgtctgtagaaatctcgactacagtagaaaatgctgttccttctaccagtggaaaggtagaattaaaagacatactagccagagataatggttgtgtagctaagttatccagtgaaactggggaggaattgaaagtaaccatttccatttgtgatgatcagtag